A single genomic interval of Arthrobacter globiformis harbors:
- a CDS encoding 3-isopropylmalate dehydrogenase → MSASTINLAVIPGDGIGPEVIAEALKVLEKVVAAEGVTLDQTHYKLGAQHWLETGETLPEAVLEDLKSRDAILFGAIGAAPGDTRIPSGLIERELLLKLRFSLDHYVNLRPSRLYGTVGSPLAEPGNIDFIVVREGTEGPYVGNGGTLRGGTPHEVATEVSLNTAHGVERVVRDAFRRANERPRKKLTLVHKHNVLVFAGHLWKRTVEAVAKEFPEVTHDYLHIDAATIFMVTDPARFDVIVTDNLFGDIITDLAAAVTGGIGLAASGNINMDRTAPSMFEPVHGSAPDIAGQHKADPTAAILSAALLLDHLGYPDAARRIESAVVADVESRNGEVRSTSAIGDAIAAAV, encoded by the coding sequence ATGAGCGCATCTACCATCAATCTCGCTGTCATCCCGGGCGACGGCATTGGCCCGGAGGTCATCGCCGAAGCCCTGAAGGTTCTCGAAAAGGTCGTGGCCGCCGAGGGCGTCACCCTTGACCAGACCCACTACAAGCTCGGTGCCCAGCACTGGCTTGAGACCGGCGAGACCCTTCCGGAGGCTGTCCTCGAGGACCTGAAGTCGCGCGACGCCATCCTCTTCGGTGCCATCGGCGCAGCGCCGGGGGACACCCGCATCCCGTCGGGGCTGATCGAACGCGAACTGCTCCTCAAGCTGCGCTTCAGCCTTGACCACTACGTCAACCTGCGCCCCTCACGGCTCTACGGCACCGTGGGCAGCCCGCTGGCTGAACCGGGCAACATCGATTTCATCGTTGTCCGTGAAGGGACCGAAGGCCCCTACGTGGGCAACGGCGGCACCCTGCGCGGCGGCACGCCGCACGAGGTGGCCACCGAGGTTTCCCTGAACACTGCCCACGGCGTGGAGCGCGTGGTCCGGGATGCGTTCCGGCGTGCCAATGAGCGCCCGCGCAAGAAGCTGACGCTGGTCCACAAGCACAACGTGCTGGTCTTTGCCGGCCACCTGTGGAAGCGCACTGTCGAGGCCGTGGCCAAGGAATTCCCGGAGGTCACCCACGACTACCTGCACATTGATGCGGCGACCATCTTCATGGTCACTGATCCCGCCCGCTTCGACGTCATCGTCACCGACAACCTCTTCGGCGACATCATCACCGACCTTGCTGCGGCCGTTACCGGCGGAATCGGTCTGGCCGCCTCGGGCAACATCAACATGGACCGCACGGCACCGTCCATGTTCGAACCGGTCCACGGTTCCGCACCCGACATTGCCGGCCAGCACAAGGCGGACCCCACCGCGGCAATCCTGTCCGCAGCCCTCCTTCTGGACCACCTGGGCTACCCCGATGCGGCCCGGAGGATCGAGTCCGCGGTGGTGGCCGACGTCGAAAGCCGCAACGGCGAAGTGCGCAGCACCAGCGCCATCGGGGACGCCATCGCGGCGGCCGTTTAG